In Aedes albopictus strain Foshan chromosome 3, AalbF5, whole genome shotgun sequence, the following are encoded in one genomic region:
- the LOC115267455 gene encoding uncharacterized protein LOC115267455 — MASDAESTHDQTIMDLTATPCAICGPSTRDEVMVGCDGCAEWFHIRCVGIEEGKLPKKWYCQSKACQEKAQEYHQKQKDAKKQARTRKNGNESDKSSVSSRLASSSVEAKVRALEEKQKRQYEEMEAELLLQKKEREMQRAFEQRKMELELQMRAEEQEEQRAWQAEMLQKKKEQIRQMKADQDSFELQMAAMDKELAELSAQKSKLEPKVVAGASKAGHSGKVDQNVLKLSKANVRKLAQSYESSEEDEEDDDSGDSDLQSQSSDSSMERKAKLKTYKKVGSVSQDGLGQQQTGPTKAQLAARKGLTYKLPKFSGKPAQWPLFFAAYKASNEACGYMNHENLMRLQEALEGDALELVSGQLLLPESIPQVIEKLRRHFGRPEQLLQSLLDKVNRLEPPRADNLRSFVPFGNTVEQLCGHLEAADLKQHLVNPLLIKSLVAKLPDREKREWVHYRRGHGETTLRTLTDFLMDIVADACEANVDVEFVPSPPSKGIAPSRKKMPKEKGGLYSHSEASASAANAGEEKVLKPCKQCRRTDHRLRHCGEFKKLRYADRLRLVNREKLCHVCLNEHGGQCKFKIRCNIGDCRDFHNPLMHPVGNTVGLSAHIRTNCTVLFRIVPVQLHYGGKTVSVLAFLDEGASVTLVEKKLADRLGAVGVQERLTIRWTGNMSRVEDSRRMSLWASGTGAAAGKMRLHTVHTVGKLMLPHQKLDSQELAAQHEHMRGLPIESYDGQPQLLIGANNIHSFAPIEAKVGTPMEPIAVRTKLGWTVYGPRQTTSSAAGNYLGYHQQITNEDLHELLKSHYALEESVVAIPQETAEEKRAREILERTTKRVGDRFETGLLWKTDDPRFPDSYPMAVRRMKQLEKRLDKNPKLKENVCKQIDEYQQKGYAHLATAEELAGTPADQTWYLPINVVQNPKKPEKIRLVWDAAAAVQGVSLNSQLLSGPDMLVPLIKVLCGFREWRIAFGGDLKEMFHQLQIRSEDKQKQRFVFRKDPEEPPQIYVMDVATFGSTSSPCSAQYVKNRNAEEFAAQYPEASVAIIRRHYVDDYFDSVDIEEEAVKLAQEVRFVHKQGGFEIRNWVSNSPIVLRSLGEEKPAAPVHFSRDKQTANERVLGVIWDPNTDQFAFSTTHREELMPYLYEGKRPTKRLVASCVMGFFDPLGLLSPFTIHGKIIIQHLWRSKCDWDEEIDPNSWELWKRWTSLLPEVEAIRIPRCYLGDARSIEVNSLELHIFTDASEHGYGCVAYLRAVIDGNVHCSLMMSRAKVAPVKRQSIPRLELMGAVMGARMNQAVLDTHSYQINRTVFWTDSRTVCSWINADQHRYKQFVAFRVGEIQELTRVADWRWIPTKLNIADVLTKWGQGPPLQSDGEWFNGPAFLYRPQDQWPTQEAFFEETDEEARGIVLFHGAIDVNPISRWTKLLRVTASVVRFIDNCRRKCRGEPIVTTWATAKQRQLTQHVAANYPSVKAPLGQEELRRAETILWRQAQWDSFPDEMSALTNNVERQPGGPISVVKKCSPIYKSSPVLDDEGVLRMDGRLANADESSFDKRHPIILSRSHEVTQKLIQYYHEQFGHANLETVFNEMRQRFQIPKMRPAIQQVVSKCVWCKVNKCRSLSPRMAPLPVERVTSHLRPFSSVGLDYLGPVEVAVGRRKEKRWVAVFTCMAVRAVHLEVAHSLTTESCRMAIARFCSKFGKPNNIFSDNATCFRGASNEMEKINKECAEGVSSSSTAWHFIPPATPHMGGVWERMVRSVKQAMRALDDGRRLTDEILATTLTEAADMINTRPLTYLPQDSTETEALTPNHFLRGTVSGADVKLEESATSAEALRNLYKRSQYLADRMWERWSKEYLPTINRRSKWFDDQQPLQEGDLVFVVDGKNRKCWRRGVIEAVIQGSDGRVRQVDVRTADGKVQRRGVVNLAALEVR, encoded by the coding sequence ATGGCTTCCGATGCAGAATCCACCCACGACCAAACCATCATGGACCTGACGGCAACTCCGTGCGCCATCTGTGGCCCGTCTACGCGCGACGAAGTTATGGTCGGATGTGACGGATGCGCGGAATGGTTCCACATCCGTTGCGTGGGCATCGAGGAGGGCAAACTGCCGAAGAAGTGGTACTGCCAAAGCAAGGCCTGCCAGGAGAAGGCCCAGGAGTACCACCAGAAGCAGAAGGACGCCAAGAAGCAGGCTCGCACCCGGAAAAACGGCAACGAGTCTGACAAATCCAGCGTCAGCTCTCGCCTAGCTTCGTCTAGCGTGGAAGCGAAGGTGCGAGCGCTAGAGGAGAAGCAGAAGCGCCAATACGAGGAGATGGAGGCGGAACTGCTGCTGCAGAAAAAGGAAAGGGAGATGCAGCGTGCGTTCGAGCAGCGAAAAATGGAATTGGAGCTGCAGATGCGCGCTGAGGAACAAGAGGAGCAAAGAGCTTGGCAAGCGGAAATGCTccagaagaagaaggaacagatTCGGCAGATGAAGGCGGACCAAGACTCGTTCGAGCTGCAGATGGCAGCCATGGATAAGGAGTTGGCGGAACTGTCGGCTCAAAAATCCAAACTGGAGCCGAAAGTAGTCGCGGGTGCTTCAAAAGCGGGCCATTCCGGCAAAGTCGACCAAAATGTGTTGAAGCTGAGCAAGGCGAACGTGAGGAAGCTAGCGCAAAGCTACGAAAGCTCCGAAGAGGATGAGGAGGACGACGATTCCGGTGATTCGGATCTGCAGAGCCAGAGTTCGGACTCGTCGATGGAGCGCAAGGCGAAACTGAAGACGTACAAGAAAGTGGGAAGTGTCAGCCAAGACGGGCTGGGGCAGCAGCAGACCGGACCGACAAAGGCCCAGCTGGCCGCGAGGAAGGGGTTAACGTACAAACTCCCAAAATTCTCCGGCAAACCAGCGCAGTGGCCATTGTTTTTCGCGGCCTACAAAGCGTCCAATGAGGCCTGTGGTTACATGAACCACGAGAACCTGATGCGACTTCAGGAAGCGCTGGAAGGTGACGCTCTGGAACTGGTATCTGGGCAGTTACTGCTTCCCGAATCCATCCCGCAGGTCATCGAGAAGCTGCGCCGACACTTCGGCCGCCCGGAACAACTGCTCCAAAGCCTATTGGACAAAGTGAACCGGCTGGAACCCCCGAGGGCGGACAATTTGAGGAGTTTTGTTCCATTCGGAAATACGGTGGAGCAACTCTGTGGCCATCTGGAGGCCGCGGATCTGAAGCAGCACCTTGTTAACCCGCTGTTGATCAAAAGCCTTGTCGCCAAGCTACCAGATCGAGAGAAGCGGGAATGGGTCCATTACCGGAGGGGCCACGGGGAAACAACCTTGCGAACGCTGACGGATTTCTTAATGGACATCGTCGCAGACGCCTGCGAAGCCAACGTGGATGTCGAGTTCGTGCCCTCTCCGCCGTCCAAAGGAATTGCACCATCCAGAAAAAAGATGCCGAAGGAGAAAGGTGGACTATACAGCCACAGCGAAGCCAGCGCATCGGCCGCCAACGCCGGCGAGGAAAAGGTATTGAAGCCCTGCAAACAATGTAGGAGGACAGATCATCGGCTGCGACACTGCGGCGAATTCAAGAAACTGCGGTATGCGGATCGGCTTAGGCTGGTGAACCGGGAGAAGCTGTGCCACGTGTGTCTGAATGAACATGGAGGGCAGTGCAAATTCAAAATCCGCTGCAACATCGGTGACTGTCGAGACTTCCACAATCCGCTGATGCATCCGGTCGGAAACACGGTCGGGCTAAGTGCACACATCCGGACAAACTGCACGGTATTGTTCCGGATCGTTCCGGTGCAGCTGCACTACGGTGGAAAAACGGTGTCAGTGCTGGCGTTCCTGGACGAAGGTGCTTCCGTCACGCTGGTGGAGAAAAAGCTCGCCGACCGTCTGGGCGCGGTCGGAgtacaagagcgattgaccatccGGTGGACGGGAAACATGTCAAGAgtggaggattcccgaaggatgAGCCTGTGGGCGTCGGGAACAGGCGCAGCCGCCGGCAAGATGCGGTTGCACACGGTGCACACTGTGGGAAAATTGATGCTGCCGCACCAAAAGTTGGATTCGCAGGAGCTTGCCGCACAGCACGAACATATGCGAGGGCTGCCCATCGAGTCGTACGACGGACAGCCGCAGTTGCTGATTGGAGCGAACAACATCCACTCGTTCGCGCCGATAGAAGCAAAAGTGGGTACGCCCATGGAACCGATTGCGGTTCGAACTAAGTTGGGATGGACGGTGTATGGGCCGCGGCAAACAACCTCGTCGGCGGCCGGTAATTATCTCGGCTACCACCAGCAGATTACCAACGAGGACCTGCACGAGCTGCTAAAAAGCCACTACGCGCTGGAAGAGTCAGTGGTGGCAATCCCGCAGGAAACAGCAGAGGAGAAACGCGCCCGGGAAATACTGGAGCGAACCACCAAACGCGTCGGTGACCGCTTCGAAACCGGACTGCTGTGGAAGACGGACGATCCACGATTCCCGGACAGCTACCCGATGGCGGTTCGCAGAATGAAGCAGTTGGAAAAGCGACTCGACAAGAATCCGAAGCTGAAGGAGAACGTCTGCAAGCAGATCGACGAGTACCAGCAGAAGGGGTACGCACATCTCGCTACCGCCGAAGAACTGGCCGGTACTCCCGCCGACCAAACGTGGTATCTGCCGATCAACGTCGTTCAAAATCCGAAGAAGCCCGAGAAGATCCGTTTAGTCTGGGACGCAGCGGCGGCCGTGCAAGGAGTATCCCTAAACTCACAGCTGCTGTCAGGACCGGACATGCTCGTCCCACTCATCAAAGTGCTCTGTGGTTTTCGCGAATGGCGGATTGCCTTCGGTGGAGACTTGAAAGAGATGTTCCACCAGCTGCAGATTCGCTCCGAGGACAAGCAGAAACAACGTTTCGTCTTCCGAAAAGATCCGGAAGAACCACCACAAATCTACGTCATGGATGTGGCGACATTTGGGTCGACGAGCTCCCCCTGCTCGGCTCAATACGTTAAGAACCGGAACGCCGAAGAGTTCGCCGCTCAGTACCCTGAAGCGTCGGTTGCCATAATACGTCGACATTACGTCGATGACTACTTCGACAGCGTCGACATCGAAGAAGAAGCAGTGAAGCTGGCGCAGGAAGTCCGGTTCGTCCACAAACAGGGCGGATTCGAAATCCGCAACTGGGTTTCCAACTCGCCAATAGTTCTGCGCAGTCTAGGAGAGGAGAAGCCGGCGGCGCCGGTACATTTCAGCCGTGACAAACAGACGGCCAATGAGAGAGTCTTGGGAGTGATCTGGGATCCGAACACGGACCAGTTTGCGTTTTCAACGACGCACCGCGAAGAGTTGATGCCGTACCTGTACGAGGGGAAGCGGCCGACGAAAAGACTAGTCGCCAGTTGTGTGATGGGATTCTTCGATCCGCTCGGATTGCTGTCGCCGTTCACCATCCACGGCAAGATCATCATCCAGCATCTGTGGCGGTCCAAGTGCGACTGGGACGAGGAAATCGATCCCAATTCCTGGGAGCTGTGGAAGCGGTGGACGAGTTTGTTACCGGAGGTCGAAGCTATCAGGATTCCACGTTGCTATCTTGGCGACGCTAGATCAATCGAAGTCAATTCGTTGGAACTCCACATCTTCACCGATGCCAGCGAACACGGATACGGCTGCGTAGCATATCTGCGAGCAGTCATCGACGGGAACGTCCACTGCAGCCTGATGATGTCCAGGGCTAAAGTGGCACCGGTCAAACGGCAGTCGATTCCCCGTCTGGAGTTGATGGGCGCGGTGATGGGGGCCAGGATGAACCAAGCCGTTCTGGACACTCACTCCTATCAAATCAACCGCACCGTTTTCTGGACAGACTCGCGCACCGTATGCAGTTGGATCAATGCCGATCAACATCGGTACAAGCAATTCGTCGCCTTCCGGGTCGGCGAGATACAAGAGTTGACGAGAGTAGCGGACTGGCGATGGATTCCGACCAAACTAAATATCGCCGACGTGCTGACGAAGTGGGGACAAGGTCCTCCGTTGCAGAGCGACGGAGAATGGTTCAACGGACCGGCGTTCCTGTATCGGCCGCAAGACCAGTGGCCAACCCAAGAAGCGTTCTTTGAAGAGACGGACGAGGAAGCAAGAGGTATCGTGTTGTTCCACGGAGCGATCGACGTCAACCCGATTTCCCGTTGGACGAAGTTGCTGAGGGTGACAGCGAGTGTGGTGCGCTTCATCGACAACTGCCGGCGAAAATGTAGAGGAGAGCCGATAGTGACCACGTGGGCTACGGCGAAACAGCGGCAGCTAACCCAACACGTTGCGGCCAACTATCCGTCGGTGAAAGCCCCACTGGGCCAAGAAGAGCTTCGACGGGCGGAGACAATCCTATGGCGTCAAGCACAGTGGGACAGTTTCCCGGACGAAATGAGTGCGCTCACAAACAATGTGGAGCGCCAGCCGGGTGGCCCAATTTCGGTCGTCAAGAAATGCAGTCCGATCTACAAGAGCTCGCCGGTGCTGGACGATGAAGGTGTGCTGCGGATGGACGGGCGGCTCGCAAACGCGGATGAGAGCTCTTTCGACAAAAGACATCCGATAATCCTGTCCCGGTCCCACGAAGTAACGCAAAAGCTGATCCAGTACTATCACGAGCAGTTCGGACATGCCAATTTGGAGACCGTGTTCAACGAGATGCGGCAGCGGTTCCAGATACCGAAAATGCGACCGGCGATACAGCAGGTTGTGAGCAAGTGCGTCTGGTGCAAAGTGAACAAGTGCCGGTCGCTTTCTCCGAGGATGGccccacttccagtggaacgagtAACGTCCCACCTTCGGCCATTCAGCTCCGTGGGCCTTGACTACCTAGGTCCGGTAGAGGTTGCGGTCGGTCGGCGAAAGGAGAAGCGATGGGTAGCGGTCTTCACCTGCATGGCCGTGCGGGCGGTGCACCTTGAGGTCGCCCATAGTCTCACGACGGAGTCCTGTCGGATGGCCATCGCTCGGTTCTGTAGCAAATTCGGCAAACCGAACAATATCTTCTCCGATAATGCCACTTGCTTTCGGGGAGCAAGCAACGAGATGGAGAAAATCAATAAAGAATGCGCGGAGGGTGTTAGCAGTTCATCAACCGCCTGGCACTTCATTCCGCCCGCAACGCCGCATATGGGTGGCGTCTGGGAGCGGATGGTACGGTCGGTGAAGCAAGCCATGCGCGCACTCGACGATGGACGAAGGCTGACGGACGAGATCCTGGCGACAACACTGACGGAGGCGGCCGACATGATCAACACGCGGCCACTAACCTATTTGCCGCAGGACTCGACCGAAACGGAAGCACTGACGCCGAACCACTTCCTCCGAGGAACGGTGTCTGGTGCGGACGTGAAATTGGAGGAATCAGCCACATCCGCAGAAGCTCTGCGGAACTTATACAAGCGTTCCCAATATCTCGCAGACCGCATGTGGGAACGTTGGAGCAAGGAATACCTTCCTACGATCAACCGACGGTCGAAATGGTTCGACGATCAACAGCCGCTCCAAGAGGGCGACTTGGTCTTCGTAGTCGACGGCAAAAACCGGAAGTGCTGGAGACGCGGCGTCATCGAGGCAGTCATCCAGGGCTCGGATGGCCGAGTCCGACAGGTAGACGTTAGGACCGCCGACGGTAAGGTACAGCGACGAGGCGTGGTAAATTTGGCGGCACTGGAGGTAAGGTAA
- the LOC109421141 gene encoding ficolin-3-like, which yields MNLIIKSISLLIAIALHGSWLSSAQLNNRQPQYFESCNDAPNVSGIYLIKPWNNSAPFQAFCEQQLFGGHWLQFQNRQDGSTNFNRSWNDYKFGFGSLQREFWLGLEKLHQITHGKPCELMVLMANYSEFPVWYHYTFGVADEAANYELKLLGFMEGTAGESFYDYRKENFSTYDRDNDKSESNCAATMRSGHWHLDCGTGVRRNNLNGVYSDRVLDHGAGMWWGGFGGPSNPLKWSKMFVKVRPPQKSRVSS from the exons ATGAACCTCATAATAAAGTCAATATCTCTGCTAATCGCAATAGCACTCCACGGTAGTTGGCTAAGTTCAGCGCAATTGAATAATCGTCAGCCCCAGTACTTTGAATCGTGCAATGATGCACCAAACGTATCCGGTATCTATCTGATCAAACCTTGGAACAACTCCGCCCCGTTCCAAGCGTTTTGCGAGCAGCAACTCTTTGGAGGACACTGGCTCCAGTTTCAAAACCGTCAGGATGGTTCGACGAATTTCAATCGTAGTTGGAACGATTATAAATTCGGTTTCGGGAGCTTACAGCGGGAGTTTTGGCTCGGGCTAGAAAAGCTTCATCAG ATCACTCACGGAAAACCATGCGAGCTGATGGTGCTGATGGCCAACTACAGTGAATTTCCAGTATGGTATCACTACACCTTTGGAGTTGCTGACGAAGCTGCAAACTATGAGCTGAAGTTGCTGGGATTCATGGAGGGGACTGCTGGCGAGTCGTTCTATGACTACCGGAAGGAGAATTTCAGCACCTACGACAGGGATAACGATAAATCTGAAAGCAATTGTGCAGCCACCATGAGAAGCGGTCACTGGCATCTGGACTGTGGAACTGGAGTTAGGCGAAATAACCTGAACGGAGTTTATAGCGATCGGGTGTTAGATCACGGGGCAGGAATGTGGTGGGGTGGTTTTGGTGGACCCTCAAACCCCTTGAAATGGTCGAAAATGTTTGTTAAAGTCAGACCACCCCAAAAGTCTCGTGTTTCTTCCTAA
- the LOC115267447 gene encoding microfibril-associated glycoprotein 4, which produces MTHLIRIVCCLIYSTSLISAIRVTYRSCTDAPAQSGIYWISPADIAPPFQVYCEQEKFAGHWLVVQSRNDASTNFNRTWNEYKFGFGSLRNNFWLGLEKLHQLTTSSAYDLMVVMENYLDFVAFQRYENFAVHDESEAYSLSLSDANTGTAGDSLLIYNGEKFSTFDRANNKGTANCAAEMAGGYWHYDCRKVLSTRSNLNGLYDLVHIMRNGSGMWWGMFGGTGKPLKMTRMMIKLRQ; this is translated from the exons ATGACACATCTGATTAGAATCGTGTGCTGTTTGATATACAGTACATCCTTAATCAG CGCCATTCGTGTAACTTACAGATCCTGCACGGATGCACCGGCCCAATCCGGGATCTACTGGATCAGCCCAGCAGATATTGCTCCTCCATTCCAAGTCTACTGCGAACAGGAAAAGTTTGCCGGACACTGGTTGGTGGTGCAAAGCCGCAACGATGCTTCAACGAATTTCAATCGCACCTGGAACGAGTACAAATTTGGATTTGGGAGTCTGAGGAATAACTTCTGGTTGGGCCTGGAGAAGCTGCATCAG CTGACCACCTCATCCGCCTACGACCTGATGGTGGTGATGGAGAACTACCTTGACTTCGTGGCCTTCCAACGGTACGAGAATTTTGCGGTGCACGATGAATCGGAAGCGTACAGTTTGAGCTTATCAGATGCCAACACCGGAACGGCAGGTGATTCACTGCTTATCTACAATGGTGAAAAGTTTAGCACTTTTGACCGGGCGAACAACAAAGGTACCGCAAACTGTGCCGCAGAAATGGCAGGCGGGTACTGGCACTACGACTGCCGGAAGGTTTTGAGCACGAG GAGCAACTTAAACGGATTATATGACTTGGTGCATATTATGAGGAATGGAAGTGGAATGTGGTGGGGAATGTTTGGAGGAACAGGTAAACCGCTAAAGATGACTAGAATGATGATTAAACTCCGTCAATGA